Proteins encoded together in one Myxocyprinus asiaticus isolate MX2 ecotype Aquarium Trade chromosome 9, UBuf_Myxa_2, whole genome shotgun sequence window:
- the mst1 gene encoding hepatocyte growth factor-like protein isoform X2 → MILLFFLSALMLWTDAVYGYRSAINDFQRSEGRELVLKSWNADRLTVLPGITLEDCAKRCTESLECRAFNYEFRPSLVCKHLPWVGDGDNADVKRNVNCDLYEMKVYVRKCIVGKGEDYRGKVSTTKGGRTCQQWWSKFPHDHRWTPSATNGLELNYCRNPDGDRIGPWCYTTDPERRYESCDIPQCKDEVCITCNGEDYRGQVDHTVSGKECQRWDQQFPHQHIYQPEKYPDKSLDDNYCRNPDASPVPWCYTTEPAVERESCEIRKCPESPKRRLRSSYTTNCFRGRGEDYRGKFNETTSGIPCQRWDAQKPHEHPFYPKTYECKGLEENYCRNPDGSEAPWCFTSLPEMRTALCLQIKRCADDIEAEDCYNEIGKNYRGVVRKTRKGILCQKWSVNTPHKTKINPKTHPKANLTENYCRNPDGDHHGPWCYTTDPKTEFDYCAIKQCAGEKVPIIGPTVEHVFDECGKRDNRENRRLRIVGGMPGNSPWTVSLRDRKGNHFCGGSLVNSEWVISTKQCFSSCYVDLTGYTAMMGTLFRDPKEGEPDRQTVGLTKIVCGPSESHLVMLQLDSPAQFNERVSQICLPPERSIVAEGTICEIAGWGETKGTGDETVLNVAQMPVMSNKDCNKYFRGRVRENEMCTMPFQAGVGACERDYGGPLACQNSDCWVLEGVIIPMRRCGHPGQPNIFIRVSVYVDWIKKVMEMA, encoded by the exons AGCTTTCAATTATGAGTTTCGTCCATCGCTGGTGTGTAAACATCTGCCCTGGGTGGGCGATGGAGACAACGCAGATGTGAAGAGAAATGTGAACTGTGACCTTTACGAGATGAAAG TCTATGTGAGGAAGTGTATTGTTGGTAAAGGAGAAGACTATCGAGGGAAAGTGTCAACAACTAAGGGTGGACGAACGTGTCAACAATGGTGGTCCAAATTCCCTCATGACCACAG ATGGACTCCGTCAGCTACTAATGGTCTGGAGCTGAACTACTGTCGTAATCCGGACGGGGATCGCATTGGACCCTGGTGTTACACGACTGATCCCGAACGCAGATATGAGAGCTGTGATATACCCCAGTGCAAAGACG AGGTGTGTATTACTTGTAACGGAGAGGATTACAGAGGTCAGGTGGACCACACGGTCAGCGGTAAAGAGTGTCAGAGATGGGACCAACAGTTTCCTCATCAACACATCTACCAGCCAGAGAA ATACCCCGATAAAAGTCTGGATGATAATTACTGCCGTAACCCAGATGCGTCTCCGGTGCCCTGGTGTTACACCACTGAACCTGcggtggagagagagagctgtgaGATACGCAAGTGCC CTGAGTCTCCCAAGCGCCGTCTTCGCTCCAGCTACACCACAAATTGTTTCCGGGGTCGTGGGGAGGACTACAGAGGGAAGTTCAACGAAACAACCTCTGGAATCCCGTGCCAGCGCTGGGATGCCCAGAAACCCCATGAACACCCATTTTACCCCAAAACCTATGAGTGCAA GGGTCTGGAAGAGAACTACTGTCGTAATCCAGACGGTTCAGAGGCGCCCTGGTGCTTCACGTCTCTGCCTGAAATGAGAACAGCTCTTTGCCTGCAGATCAAGCGCTGTGCTGATGACATTGAGGCAGAAG ATTGCTATAATGAAATTGGTAAAAACTATCGGGGTGTCGTCCGCAAGACACGTAAAGGTATTCTCTGCCAGAAATGGAGCGTTAATACACCTCACAAAACCAA GATAAACCCCAAAACGCACCCAAAGGCCAACCTGACTGAAAATTACTGCAGAAACCCTGATGGAGACCACCACGGTCCCTGGTGTTACACTACCGACCCCAAGACTGAGTTTGACTACTGTGCCATCAAACAGTGTG CTGGGGAAAAAGTGCCTATCATCGGGCCAACAG TGGAGCATGTGTTTGACGAGTGTGGAAAGCGGGACAATCGGGAGAATCGGAGGTTGAGAATCGTGGGCGGCATGCCTGGAAACTCACCGTGGACTGTCAGCCTTAGAGACCG GAAAGGGAATCACTTCTGCGGAGGATCTCTGGTGAATTCTGAATGGGTCATCAGCACCAAACAATGCTTCTCTTCCTG TTATGTTGACCTCACTGGATATACTGCTATGATGGGCACTCTGTTCCGTGATCCAAAGGAGGGAGAACCAGACAGACAAACCGTTGGTCTCACGAAGATCGTCTGCGGCCCTTCTGAATCTCACCTGGTCATGCTACAGCTAGACAg tCCTGCTCAGTTTAATGAGCGTGTGTCTCAAATATGTCTCCCTCCTGAGCGCTCCATAGTTGCAGAGGGAACAATCTGTGAAATCGCTGGCTGGGGAGAAACAAAAG GAACGGGGGACGAGACTGTCCTGAATGTGGCTCAGATGCCGGTAATGAGCAATAAAGACTGCAACAAGTATTTCAGGGGTCGCGTCCGTGAGAATGAGATGTGCACAATGCCATTCCAGGCTGGAGTGGGTGCCTGTGAG CGAGACTACGGCGGCCCTCTGGCCTGTCAGAACAGCGACTGTTGGGTTCTAGAGGGAGTTATCATACCCATGCGCCGCTGTGGACACCCTGGCCAACCAAACATCTTTATCCGAGTGTCTGTTTATGTGGACTGGATTAAAAAAGTGATGGAGATGGCATAG
- the si:ch211-161c3.5 gene encoding uncharacterized protein C3orf18 isoform X1, translating into MSLVTKPDLFTSTQTQTLTPFPTLNPTLPLTTSIPVFTSSVEARTDQENITSRSTFHSITSSTNVTSLNSTQLPIASVEGAGMGMVLVPFGIITVIGLAVVVLLYIRKKKRLEKLRHQLMPMYNFDPAEEQDDLEQELLDHGRDGSPAGPNSKTLTTSQGTTQKPSRLVFTDVADAINA; encoded by the exons ATGTCTTTGGTCACCAAACCCGATCTGTTTACCTccacccaaacccaaaccctgaCTCCATTCCCCACCCTCAACCCCACCCTTCCCCTCACCACCTCCATTCCTGTTTTCACCAGTTCAGTAGAAGCCAGAACGGATCAGGAGAATATTACCTCCAGGTCCACCTTCCATTCCATCACATCTTCCACCAATGTAACCAGTCTCAACTCCACGCAGCTGCCAATCGCATCCGTGGAAGGCGCAGGGATGGGAATGGTGCTCGTACCCTTTGGCATCATCACAGTCATTGGGCTGGCCGTCGTCGTG CTTCTGTACATaaggaaaaagaaaag ACTGGAGAAACTGAGACACCAGCTGATGCCCATGTATAACTTTGATCCAGCCGAAGAACAAGATGATCTCGAGCAGGAACTCCTTGACCACGGACGAGACGGAAGCCCAGCGGGACCAAACTCCAAA ACTCTGACCACAAGTCAAGGTACAACTCAGAAACCCAGTCGACTTGTCTTCACTGATGTGGCCGATGCGATTAATGCATGA
- the LOC127446307 gene encoding high mobility group protein HMGI-C-like codes for MLMYINAFSSNTKTLLQVNASKVVCAYTCVRCAGVRMDVEETGAGHVEAATAAEKAPAPKRSRGRPRKLPQESVEPPAPRRPRGRPRGSKNKGQRVTSKVEAPKERRPRGRPRKWPQPQKTVHQEEQQPSHPEVEGAESTEDLPTQTPPSELEPQESL; via the exons ATGTTGATGTATATAAACGCGTTCTCATCAAATACGAAGACGCTGCTACAGGTGAACGCAAGCAAG GTTGTGTGTGCTTATACGTGTGTGAGGTGTGCTGGTGTGAGGATGGATGTGGAGGAGACTGGAGCAGGTCACGTGGAGGCAGCGACTGCAGCAGAAAAGGCACCTGCTCCCAAACGCAGCAGAGGCAGACCTCGCAAACTACCACAG GAGTCTGTTGAACCCCCCGCTCCCAGGAGGCCGAGAGGAAGACCAAGAGGCAGTAAAAATAAAGGCCAGAGGGTCACATCCAAA GTAGAGGCACCTAAAGAAAGGAGACCGCGAGGTAGACCAAGAAAATGG CCACAGCCTCAGAAAACAGTTCATCAGGAAGAACAGCAG CCCTCTCATCCTGAGGTGGAGGGGGCGGAGTCAACAGAAGACCTGCCCACTCAGACTCCGCCTTCTGAATTGGAACCACAGGAGAGTTTGTAA
- the si:ch211-161c3.5 gene encoding uncharacterized protein C3orf18 homolog isoform X2, protein MSLVTKPDLFTSTQTQTLTPFPTLNPTLPLTTSIPVFTSSVEARTDQENITSRSTFHSITSSTNVTSLNSTQLPIASVEGAGMGMVLVPFGIITVIGLAVVVLLYIRKKKRLEKLRHQLMPMYNFDPAEEQDDLEQELLDHGRDGSPAGPNSKF, encoded by the exons ATGTCTTTGGTCACCAAACCCGATCTGTTTACCTccacccaaacccaaaccctgaCTCCATTCCCCACCCTCAACCCCACCCTTCCCCTCACCACCTCCATTCCTGTTTTCACCAGTTCAGTAGAAGCCAGAACGGATCAGGAGAATATTACCTCCAGGTCCACCTTCCATTCCATCACATCTTCCACCAATGTAACCAGTCTCAACTCCACGCAGCTGCCAATCGCATCCGTGGAAGGCGCAGGGATGGGAATGGTGCTCGTACCCTTTGGCATCATCACAGTCATTGGGCTGGCCGTCGTCGTG CTTCTGTACATaaggaaaaagaaaag ACTGGAGAAACTGAGACACCAGCTGATGCCCATGTATAACTTTGATCCAGCCGAAGAACAAGATGATCTCGAGCAGGAACTCCTTGACCACGGACGAGACGGAAGCCCAGCGGGACCAAACTCCAAA TTCTGA